Proteins encoded within one genomic window of Streptomyces taklimakanensis:
- the nirB gene encoding nitrite reductase large subunit NirB, with product MPRTPRPTIVLVGHGMVGQRFLEELASRKVTERARVVVLCEEPRPAYDRVHLTSYFSGTSPEELSLVDDGFMAEHGIELHLGDPAVSIDREARTVTSRAGLEIGYDTLVLATGSHPFVPPVPGGDATGCFVYRTVEDLLAIEEYARGSRIGTVVGGGLLGLEAAGALGGLGLETHVVEFNPRLMALQIDEGGGAALRRTVEGMGLVVHTGVGGKEITTGGDGAVVSMTLSDGSVIDTDMVVFSAGVRPRDRLARACGLAVGERGGVVVDERCRSTSDPSVYAVGECARAVDGTVYGLVAPGYEMARVAAETIAGGTGASFTGADTSTKLKLLGVDVASFGDPHGSAEGSLDVVYSDSRAGVYKKLVIGSDGTLLGGVLVGDAEAYGTLRPLTGSVPPVAPERLVLPAGVGAPAALGPSALPDEAVICSCHNVTKGAVRAAVTDHRCSTVPEVKKCTRAGTGCGSCVKVLSTLVDDELEANGVTVDKGLCGCFAHTRGELYEIVRTRRLTSFAELLDGHGREEARGGDGCEVCKPTVASIIASLAPTLGADGYILDGEQAALQDTNDHFLANLQRNGSYSVVPRVPGGEITPEKLVVLGEVARDFGLYTKITGAQRIDLLGARVDQLPAIWARLVDAGFESGHAYGKALRTVKSCVGQTWCRYGVQDSVRMAIALELRYRGLRAPHKLKSGVSGCQRECAEARSKDFGVIATANGWNLYVGGNGGATPRHADLLAQDLSDAELVRLIDRFLMFYIRTADRLERTSAWLDRIEGGLDHVRDVVVHDSLGLCDELEALMAEHVANYRDEWAETLNDPERLRRFVSFVNAPDTPDPSVRFVAEREQVKPDLTLLSGPDIPVRTLEGTASR from the coding sequence ATGCCCCGGACGCCACGCCCCACGATCGTGCTCGTCGGACACGGGATGGTCGGCCAGCGGTTCCTGGAGGAGCTCGCGAGCCGGAAGGTCACCGAGCGGGCCCGGGTGGTGGTGCTCTGCGAGGAGCCCCGGCCCGCCTACGACCGGGTCCACCTCACCTCGTACTTCTCCGGCACCTCGCCCGAGGAGCTGTCCCTGGTGGACGACGGCTTCATGGCGGAGCACGGCATCGAGCTGCACCTGGGCGACCCGGCGGTCTCGATCGACCGCGAGGCGCGCACCGTCACCTCGCGCGCCGGTCTGGAGATCGGCTACGACACGCTGGTGCTGGCCACCGGCTCCCACCCGTTCGTGCCGCCCGTGCCGGGCGGGGACGCCACCGGCTGCTTCGTCTACCGCACGGTCGAGGACCTGCTCGCCATCGAGGAGTACGCGCGGGGCAGCCGGATCGGCACGGTCGTCGGCGGCGGACTGCTGGGGCTGGAGGCGGCCGGCGCGCTGGGCGGGCTGGGGCTGGAGACCCACGTCGTGGAGTTCAACCCGCGCCTGATGGCCCTCCAGATCGACGAGGGCGGCGGCGCCGCGCTGCGCCGCACCGTCGAGGGGATGGGGCTGGTCGTCCACACCGGGGTGGGCGGGAAGGAGATCACCACCGGCGGGGACGGGGCCGTCGTCTCGATGACCCTGTCGGACGGCTCGGTGATCGACACCGACATGGTGGTCTTCTCGGCGGGCGTGCGCCCCCGGGACCGGCTCGCCCGCGCGTGTGGCCTGGCGGTCGGCGAGCGCGGTGGCGTCGTCGTCGACGAGCGGTGCCGCAGCACCTCCGACCCGTCCGTGTACGCCGTCGGCGAGTGCGCGAGAGCCGTGGACGGCACGGTGTACGGCCTGGTGGCACCCGGCTACGAGATGGCGCGGGTGGCCGCCGAGACGATCGCCGGGGGCACGGGGGCGTCCTTCACCGGGGCCGACACCTCCACCAAGCTCAAGCTGCTGGGCGTGGACGTCGCCTCCTTCGGCGACCCGCACGGGAGCGCCGAGGGATCCCTGGACGTGGTCTACTCCGACTCGCGCGCCGGGGTCTACAAGAAGCTGGTGATCGGCTCCGACGGCACCCTGCTGGGCGGTGTGCTGGTCGGCGACGCCGAGGCGTACGGCACGCTGCGTCCGCTGACCGGCAGCGTCCCGCCGGTGGCGCCCGAGCGGCTGGTGTTGCCCGCCGGGGTCGGGGCGCCGGCGGCGCTGGGGCCGTCCGCGCTGCCCGACGAGGCGGTGATCTGCAGTTGCCACAACGTCACCAAGGGCGCCGTCCGCGCCGCCGTCACCGATCACCGGTGCTCCACCGTGCCCGAGGTGAAGAAGTGCACCCGGGCGGGCACCGGCTGCGGAAGCTGTGTGAAGGTGCTCTCCACGCTGGTCGACGACGAGTTGGAGGCGAACGGCGTCACCGTCGACAAGGGCCTGTGCGGCTGCTTCGCCCACACCCGCGGCGAGCTGTACGAGATCGTCCGCACCCGGCGGCTGACGTCCTTCGCCGAGCTGCTGGACGGCCACGGCCGCGAGGAGGCCCGCGGCGGGGACGGCTGCGAGGTCTGCAAGCCGACCGTCGCCTCGATCATCGCCTCCCTCGCCCCGACGTTGGGCGCCGACGGTTACATCCTGGACGGCGAGCAGGCCGCGCTCCAGGACACCAACGACCACTTCCTGGCCAACCTGCAGCGCAACGGCTCGTACTCGGTCGTGCCGCGCGTCCCCGGCGGCGAGATCACCCCCGAGAAGCTGGTCGTGCTCGGTGAGGTGGCCCGCGACTTCGGCCTCTACACCAAGATCACCGGTGCGCAGCGGATCGACCTGCTCGGCGCCCGCGTGGACCAGCTCCCCGCGATCTGGGCGCGGCTGGTGGACGCCGGCTTCGAGTCCGGACACGCCTACGGCAAGGCGCTGCGCACGGTGAAGTCGTGCGTGGGGCAGACCTGGTGCCGTTACGGGGTGCAGGACTCGGTGCGCATGGCCATCGCCCTGGAGCTGCGCTACCGGGGCCTGCGCGCGCCGCACAAGCTGAAGTCGGGGGTCTCCGGCTGCCAGCGCGAGTGCGCGGAGGCCCGGTCCAAGGACTTCGGCGTCATCGCCACGGCCAACGGGTGGAACCTGTACGTGGGCGGCAACGGCGGCGCCACCCCGCGCCACGCCGACCTGCTGGCCCAGGACCTGTCCGACGCCGAACTGGTCCGACTGATCGACCGCTTCCTGATGTTCTACATCCGCACCGCCGACCGGCTGGAGCGCACCTCGGCCTGGCTGGACCGGATCGAGGGCGGTCTGGACCACGTGCGGGACGTGGTCGTCCACGACTCGCTGGGGCTCTGCGACGAGCTGGAGGCCCTGATGGCCGAGCACGTGGCGAACTACCGCGACGAGTGGGCCGAGACGCTGAACGACCCCGAGCGGCTGCGGCGCTTCGTGTCCTTCGTCAACGCTCCGGACACGCCCGATCCGTCGGTGCGCTTCGTCGCCGAGCGCGAGCAGGTCAAGCCCGACCTGACGCTCCTGTCCGGCCCCGACATCCCCGTCCGCACTCTCGAAGGGACCGCTTCGCGATGA
- the nirD gene encoding nitrite reductase small subunit NirD, with translation MTVTTVENAPTATPTATPTAAPGRAAGPVHAPVEVRVGDGWAAVCGLADLVPGRGVAALLPDGRQIAVFRDRSGRTYAISNRDPFTGAQVLSRGLLGSAQGRTFVASPLLKQRFELATGRCLDDEEVSVPTYEVRVR, from the coding sequence ATGACCGTCACCACCGTCGAGAACGCCCCGACCGCCACTCCGACCGCCACGCCGACCGCCGCTCCGGGGCGGGCCGCCGGCCCGGTCCACGCACCGGTGGAGGTGCGCGTCGGCGACGGCTGGGCCGCCGTGTGCGGCCTGGCGGACCTGGTGCCCGGCCGGGGGGTGGCGGCACTGCTGCCCGACGGGCGGCAGATCGCCGTCTTCCGGGACCGCTCGGGGCGGACGTACGCCATCTCCAACCGTGACCCGTTCACCGGTGCCCAGGTGCTCTCACGGGGGTTGCTGGGCTCGGCGCAGGGCCGGACGTTCGTGGCGTCGCCCCTGCTCAAGCAGCGCTTCGAGCTGGCCACGGGACGGTGTCTGGACGACGAGGAGGTGTCCGTCCCGACGTACGAGGTCCGCGTCCGCTGA